ataaaatttaacatCCAAATCAAAtttaagaagagaaaaaaaaaatgaaggataCAGTTCACAAACACAATAGTCATTGGCCATAATACTCTGCTactaaaagaaacaaaaactagATAAATGCAGACTTTAAAGACAATGTTAATGGCATTTGACTCCAGCCTTGAATTAATTTCCCCAACAATATGAGCTCAGGAGCCTGAACGAAAACAAATTTGATAGCATATGCACTGAAGCAGGTCCATACACATCGATTCATACTTGACTCCGTCATCACTAGTTGATAAGAAATGTTCATCAGTGTTCAACAGTAAGCATGGTGATCATAATTAAATTACAACAATCCATCCTAGAGAAATCGCATATTTTGCCTAGGGTTTAGTAACAATTACAAACCTTTTAATGCTACTGCATTAGATGATAAGCAAAATAACTCAATGATGAAGATCACAGAAGATGGAAATTCCCAGACCTACATGAAAGATACTTTGAATGTTAAAGAGATATTGTTCGTTTAACAACAAATCATAGACAAGCACATGAAGTACTCAACAATAAAACtggaaaaaatagattttttaaaaaaccaacAATAAATGTAAGTGCATGAACCAACTCAGATTTCTGCATTGCAGACATTACCATCATGGCAATAAGAAAAATCTTGAAGTAGCATGAAATCAGAAGACCAAGCAAAATGTCACTGCACCTGAATGGACGAATATATTTAGCTGAAGTGATCTTGGTGGTCTATAAACAGCAAATTAATATGGGTAGAAATattaacaaagaaaaacaacttCATAATGCTTccacaaatttattttattttatctactTAATTACAGGGTTTAAAGCATAAACTTGAGAGCATCCACGAATCTGTTGGTGCAAATTACTGCGCCAACCTTTCTATAATTCTATCTCATATTCTCCCTTGAGCATCTGAGGTTCTGAACTATATCATTTGATCAGAACGAAACTCTCATCTAAGCCATAACTATGACCAATTTTTTCACGGAAAATCATCAGTTTACCTATTTATTTGGGGTGACTTGGTTGCATTCACTTGTAAGAtgattatttaataagtaaaaccaaccaaatttcaaattcttttccaAAATTGATGGTTTAAGATACTCCGTAGACGAATAACTGATGAAACAGATCAAATAGGCCGAACTATTTCGAAGCACTTTTGAGAGTTTTTGTACAACCTTTTCTACCTAGGATTTTCATGCTCCTGTGACCTGTCACGAGAGGAGACAACCACCAGAATGAGCATCACTCACATCCTCGGGTGTTGGCAGAGCAATCTCATGTGACCTTCTTTTGACTTGGGAGACTTTAGGAATAGAGTttaattttgttcttcattGTTTTAAGCTCTATCATATGGAAcatggtaaaaatatataatttttattgaatatttgtGATTCTAAGTCCATGTCTAAGGATGGGTTGAATCTTATTTGTTGAACCTTTTACTggtcttatttttaaattacttCTCTATTCAGTTCTTAGTGAGCAAAGTATTGATAGTTTCAATAACTCATGTATTTGTAATACACAAGACTTGAGAATCAAAAAGTAATTCTCCACATTGCATCATGTTCTGAACTTCAATAAAattagaacaaaaaataaagttcttcattaaaattcaatttagatGGTTCATTAGTTTCCTATTGGACAATTTTGCTactcaatatttttttcaaaatgctaaaataacaaacatttttttctgCAAAATTAAATGGGGACTATGCGCACTAATTGTTCCTTTCTTTTTAGCAAGTATGGTGTGACAAATATATCAGACGTATATACCTGGAGACGCTGATCGATATATGGAGAAATATCTTGACCATAAAGAAGAAggttaaaagaaaaataaagttcCCAAAGAAGACATCCATCAGCATCTGTCAATGAAAACCATAAAGCATTAATCAAGTAGGCATAAAATTCTGAAGCATTAATCAAGTAGGCATAAAATTCTGAACCAGGTAATTTGAGGAAAAGGTgattttattattcatttagCCGAACCTTGCAACACACTGACACTAGTGAGGAGTAGCTCATTGATGAACCCAAATTACCCTTGCTGCTTTCCAAGATCAAATACCTGTCTTCAACAAACTGTAAGCCCCTCAtaaatggttttgaaaaacaaaaGCTAGAACTTATGCTCTAAAAAGGATATAATCCTATAAGATGATAAGAATGAATACATGcatcaaaaagaagaaaaatggcaGCCAATTTCCAGAGTAGTCCCtgcaaaattatcaaaatgtaTTTGGAACTTGTTAGTATTGGAAAAGGTGAACAATGAGACCACTATAAAACACTCTGGATAAATTGGATCTCATTATTCTAAACAATATGCGTACattatgttattaaaaaaacaagaagCAAGTAATGTGCTATTAAGATCAGTTTTTGCAAATACTTGTTTAGAAAATGAATTCCCTCACAAAGAAATGTGTATATTATTCAAGAAAGTTCAACTTGACTATAAGGCAAAACAAATGCCTTGTGCAGATGGATAGGAGCATAGCGCTAAAGTGCAAGCACCTACTGCAGTATAtctatttcttttatatattgaaaaaatagtgacgagatatttttcatataacatTTAGAATCCTTAATCATTTAGAATTCCGTACAAGTAACTATTGAACTTATTGGATATATATTCTAATTATCTAAGTTAAAAAACTCCGAATCTTCATGGTTGTCGGAAAGCCACCTTAATTGTCTCGGCAACTACGGGCTGCTTTCGTTGCAGCCTCCAGCACCTTCATTGTGCTGGGTGAGAGGTTGTTTAGTACCATATCTTCATTGTGCATGGGTAGTTGGGTACCAGTacgttaatataaaatatcaaaatagatATTTTTGAGTGAATTACTATGTTATTCTTCAGAGATTTACTTTTTTGTTTACTGTCTGaacaattttcataaaaatcaagAGAGAATTGTCttaaaattgagtattgggcctaactcatccttacaaaaccggcttgtaaaatGAGGATTGCccctagtttataaacacttagtcaggccatatcgcaaccgatgtgggacttcttaacaaatTGAAAtgcaattaaaaatcaaaatatttttcgcTATTTTTCCACCACCCGCACCTATTTTGCAGTACTCACCACTGTGAATCAACCAAGCAAAAAATGGGTACGgaataccggtaccgtacccagTACGGGTACTTTACCACTTTAGGATTACTCATGCTTCAGAGAACCTAACTAGTGCTTATAGGACTTGTGTTAGTTCTCGCTTCTCATCTTACAATCTGATTTTGTGGAATTGAGTAATTGACTTGTCCCAAATACCAAATTCTAACAGTTATTATTATCAGACAACAAATATCAACTGTAGATAACAACAATAGTTCCTTATATTCTATTGTCAGCAATGACGGTGAATGAAATTTATGAGATTGccattctttttttaaaaagaacaaAGGGATGGTTGCAACATTcgaaactctaaaaaaaaaaattggaattcaCTAAACATGcatgaaattgaaaacaactAAGCTCacccaataaaataattatacaacTTTGTGCATGATAAATCATTGAGAAATTCATATACCTGAAATTTCAAGGTTTCTTGATTGATGACATTGTAAAGGAGATGTCTATAGGCCTTGGGTTTGTGAAGTATTAAATCTATTATAATAATCTGCAAAAGGGAAAGGGAATAtgagaatttcaaaataaaaacttCAACATTTAAACTAGTGAGATAAAGAAAAGCTAAGCACCATGATTTCACATTCTATGTATTCATCTGCCACAGCTTTGCAATTCTCCTATCATTACAAAAGGTCTGAAAAATCAATCCACTGTTTAAACCTTcaggaaaaaatgaaaagaatgatAATTGATAACACTTACACATTTCATCAAACGAATGTTACCAGGAGAATACTGAAGATAAAGTGTTTTGATGGTAAAACCACACTGAATACATCTGTAACCCATCGATGATGAAATTACAATCCAGCAACCCAGCTTCAATCAAAATTACAGTTTCGTAATTTTCAGCATTTCATGAATCTGAAGCAATGTTTGTTAGCAACTACAAACAAAGTAAAAACTAAGGTATATCAAAGTTAAACGATCATATAATACTGCAAACACACATAATTCATTTTAAGAGTATTTTATAGTGTCCttgatttaaaaaagaaaagtaagtcttcccttccctcccctccaaaacccaaTTAGCAAACAAAGGCTAAAAAAGAACCGTAGAGTTGGCATTAACTATGAAACATTCAGACACAAAAAGGGCTATTAAAAGAAATAACATAGCTCAATCATAGAACAACATGTGATAAAGTGTTGGGTGAAATAATAAGATCATGAAAACAAAAACTGCAATGATTTAAACAGAATGTGTAATTAAAAAAGAGAGGTTCAAGttgaatttattatttatgCAATGCAAATGATGGGAAAGTAACTAAATTCAACTACACATTGTAGAAtccctaaaatcaaatataatgaTTTGCAgagtgaaaaaattaaaaaataaaataaaataatcagtGGCGGAACTAGACTCAAAACATGCTAAATGAGGTTCACATAGAAAAAAGGAAAGCATAAGCTAACTAAATCAGCCACAATCACTAACAATCCACCTACACAGTAAGACAACAAAACCTCCTACAACTACTCCTTAAATTTTGCAAACACCTAAGATGGAAACAAAAACACGTCAATGAAAAAGTAGCTAATAATAAACAGATATAAGCCTGGTGCAGCTGCAAACCAGTATTGAAACCAATACTCCAATCCCTTCCTTTTTCCAAATAAATACAACCAAGAACACAGGCTCAAGCGACGAAAAACTACAACAGCATGCAGACACAGGAAAAATGCAGAAGGCAGCACAGAAGCAAAAGACTTCAGGCAACATTAAATTGACAGATGCAGAAAAATGCACGGTAACAACGATAACTAGAACAGAAAATCATAACAAAAAACAGTAAACAAAGCAAAATCACTCAATTTTGATAGGAACAAAATCAACTTGGAATCTTGGATAGGAACTCATTGATTAAAATAGAACAAAATCACTCAATTTGAATAGGAGCaaaatcaacaatcaacaaTGTGCAATCACTCATTCAATCAAGAAAACAATCCAAACAAAAGAGGAATGTGCAATCACTCATTCAATCAACAATCAACAAaacaatccaaaaaaaaaactaagcttTCAGGAATAAGAACAAACAAGTGAACAACAGCTGACCAGAGAgattggggggggggggggtggggggggggggggggggggggggggactTACCAGTGCCGGCGTGTTACAGGGAGGGAGAGGAGAGTGACTCTCTCTGATGACGccagagagagagaaagattcGCCGTCAAAGGAGGGAGAAGGCTTCGCCGGCAGTGAGAAAGGTCTATGTCTCTGCTGTAGCAGTCTTGAATGGAGTATTGTATATGGAGGTTAAGTTAATTCAGTTCCTGAGAGTAAACCACTAGATTAGTTACAATCTCATCATAAGtcacttttaagttttaattgaTCTTTTATTCTAGACTAATATATTGAATTCAAGTGGTTAATTTAACATGGATCGTTCGGAGAACACGAATTCCATACATGGTAGAAACAGTTACGaatcagactttacttacctcgcgatCCAACTTTAAATTACCGAACTCCTTCTTCTAAGAACCAGAGAGTTAATATCCataaaaaagtaagaaaaattaatcattttcaTTTATAGTGTGGCTTgattatcaaaatttattgCCAAGAGAATTCCCAAATTGACCAAAACCAACAAATCTCACACTCGGATCAGTTCAAATTCAAAGTTGGGATTCAACTCATCAAGAAGCTTATAACAAATTGTTAGATCCATCTTGTAATAATTCATTTCCTTTCACTCAAACACATGTTTCTCTCGAGGATAGGCATGAACAGAGACacaataaaattacaatgatttcatgaaaaatgcTACATTTTAAAGAGAAATGGATGGCACCAATAACTATAAACTACAAAGAGTGGAATAATAAACCCCAATTCTTGAAGAATAATACAAAATCCTCAATTTTTAACGTATCAACAACCCTAACAATGATTTCACAGCACAAATATAATACTAATAGTCTCAATTGCAAACTCAAGTTACCAAATTATCACAATTAgagtaatttaaaaatttccCAAATCACAAAACCCTAAATAATGAGATTTTTATGTTGATTACCTTTCTGGTTGTTTAAATGTTGCTGGAGGCCGAAATTTGGTGTTCTTGGTTTGGCTTGCTCCGTCGTGGACGGAGGACGGTGGTGTTGCTCCGTCCGGTATATGTATGTTCTTGCAAGACAACGGTCGCTGAAATATGGGTTTTCAAAAACTGGGCCATTACGTAATGGGCTCTTCACGGTTTATACTCATAAGTGGGTTTCGTTTTACACCCCATTTTTTTCGTGTTACACGATTCTATCTGAAGATATCTTTTGATAGTGTATATTTTATTGAAAGATATCTTTTAGTAGTAAATTTTTCGACCGGAAGATATGAGAAAAGAAGAGCAATTACATTTTCGATATGTCATCTCTgccaaattttattattttaaaggcttaaatgcagctTTAATCTCCCTATTTTATAAAATGCGCAATTTTGGCCGCCCCTATTTTTTTTCGCgcaattttggtcccctattttaTGAAATGTACGATTTTGGTCCCCCCATTCCTTCTTCGTATGTTCTTCCTCAGCTCGTTCCTTATTTCTTAATATGTTCTTCATTGTGTAAAATTCTGCATTTTTAGTGCACGTAAATGCAAATCAAGTGCAAAATTTTGCACTATTACTGCAAAATTCTAAACGAGTCAAATTATAAGCTCGTGAGAAGTGATGATTACCAAAC
This genomic interval from Trifolium pratense cultivar HEN17-A07 linkage group LG6, ARS_RC_1.1, whole genome shotgun sequence contains the following:
- the LOC123892482 gene encoding protein ARV 2-like isoform X1, whose translation is MGYRCIQCGFTIKTLYLQYSPGNIRLMKCENCKAVADEYIECEIMIIIIDLILHKPKAYRHLLYNVINQETLKFQGLLWKLAAIFLLFDAYRYLILESSKGNLGSSMSYSSLVSVCCKMLMDVFFGNFIFLLTFFFMVKIFLHISISVSRCSDILLGLLISCYFKIFLIAMMVWEFPSSVIFIIELFCLSSNAVALKVMTESSMNRCVWTCFSAYAIKFVFVQAPELILLGKLIQGWSQMPLTLSLKSAFI
- the LOC123892482 gene encoding protein ARV 2-like isoform X2 — protein: MIIIIDLILHKPKAYRHLLYNVINQETLKFQGLLWKLAAIFLLFDAYRYLILESSKGNLGSSMSYSSLVSVCCKMLMDVFFGNFIFLLTFFFMVKIFLHISISVSRCSDILLGLLISCYFKIFLIAMMVWEFPSSVIFIIELFCLSSNAVALKVMTESSMNRCVWTCFSAYAIKFVFVQAPELILLGKLIQGWSQMPLTLSLKSAFI